One window of Grus americana isolate bGruAme1 chromosome 18, bGruAme1.mat, whole genome shotgun sequence genomic DNA carries:
- the TMEM220 gene encoding transmembrane protein 220, which translates to MAGRLWRLCNLLMAAFFGLAAAVQVNDPDAGLWTVVYLVPAALTLLVSINPSITDNGVWRSLCDLHSAGCIVGTIVLACSLFAYAQGNILHEEEGRELFGLVIITIWMSLCRSSAKSPLGGVRLTAAIVVALFPFVSWLYIYMNKEMRASWPTHCKTVI; encoded by the exons ATGGCGGGGCGGCTGTGGCGGCTCTGCAACCTCCTCATGGCCGCTTTCTTCGGGCTGGCGGCCGCGGTGCAG GTGAACGATCCCGATGCCGGGCTGTGGACA GTTGTCTACCTAGTGCCAGCTGCCCTGACACTGCTTGTCAGCATTAACCCTTCAATAACAG ataatGGTGTTTGGAGGAGCCTCTGTGACCTTCATTCTGCTGGTTGCATTGTTGGGACCATTGTATTGGCTTGCTCTTTGTTTGCTTATGCTCAAGGAAACATTTTGCACGAAGAGGAAGGCAG AGAGTTGTTTGGTCTGGTGATTATTACAATATGGATGAGTCTTTGTCGCAGTTCAGCAAA GAGTCCACTGGGTGGAGTTCGCTTGACTGCTGCAATCGTGGTTGCTCTCTTCCCCTTTGTTTCGTGGCTGTACATTTATATGAACAAGGAGATGCGAGCATCCTGGCCAACACACTGTAAAACGGTGATATAA
- the ADPRM gene encoding manganese-dependent ADP-ribose/CDP-alcohol diphosphatase isoform X2, with the protein MTAMEAAPLFSFGVITDIHYADAEDGYDFSGCRRRYYRQSLNLLQNAVEAWATERVPLTFVLQLGDSIDGLNARSGEAEGALEQVLAALGQLSVPVHHAWGNHEFYNFSRAHLVHTGLNSRPAGAVAGPPARDCQAYHFSPAAQFRVVMLDAYDLSILGREPDSPRYQESLRLLREKNPNDNLNSPAGHLPIHPDASDRVCLAWNYEDALAVIHSHQCVVCFLAGHLHDGGYCLDSHGVHHLTLEGVIETPPESNAFGIIYVYEDKMILKGGGRISDRVMHF; encoded by the exons ATGACCGCCATGGAGGCGGCACCGCTCTTCTCCTTCGGTGTCATCACAGACATCCACTACGCGGACGCAGAGGACGGATACGATTTCAGCGGGTGCCGACGGCGATATTACCGTCAGAGCCTTAACCTGCTGCAGAACGCTGTGGAAGCATGGGCCACTGAGAGGGTGCCGCTCACCTTCGTGCTGCAGCTGGGTGACAGCATCGATGGCCTCAATGCCCGCAGCGGCGAGGCTGAAGGTGCCTTGGAGCAGGTGCTGGCAGCGCTGGGGCAGCTGTCGGTGCCGGTGCATCACGCATGGGGCAACCATGAGTTCTATAACTTCAGCCGGGCCCACCTGGTGCACACTGGCCTCAACAGCCGGCCCGCTGGGGCCGTGGCCGGCCCGCCAGCCAGGGACTGCCAGGCCTATCACTTCAGCCCGGCTGCACAGTTCCGCGTCGTCATGCTGGACGCCTATGACCTGAGCATCCTGGGCAGAGAGCCGGACAGCCCCCGATACCAGGAGTCCCTGCGGCTGCTGCGGGAGAAGAACCCTAACGACAACCTCAACAGCCCCGCAG GTCATCTGCCCATTCATCCAGATGCTTCAGACAGAGTTTGCCTAGCCTGGAATTATGAAGATGCCCTTGCAGTCATACACTCCCATCAGTGCGTGGTCTGCTTTCTTGCAGGACACTTGCACGATGGCGGCTATTGTTTAGACTCTCATGGCGTTCATCATCTGACTTTAGAGGGGGTTATTGAAACTCCACCGGAAAGCAATGCCTTTGGAATTATTTATGTCTATGAAGATAAAATGATACTAAAGGGAGGGGGCAGAATTTCAGACAGAGTGATGCATTTCTAA
- the ADPRM gene encoding manganese-dependent ADP-ribose/CDP-alcohol diphosphatase isoform X1: MTAMEAAPLFSFGVITDIHYADAEDGYDFSGCRRRYYRQSLNLLQNAVEAWATERVPLTFVLQLGDSIDGLNARSGEAEGALEQVLAALGQLSVPVHHAWGNHEFYNFSRAHLVHTGLNSRPAGAVAGPPARDCQAYHFSPAAQFRVVMLDAYDLSILGREPDSPRYQESLRLLREKNPNDNLNSPAGLKEPRFVEFNGGFSQGQLDWFNEVLKFSDENQEKVIVMGHLPIHPDASDRVCLAWNYEDALAVIHSHQCVVCFLAGHLHDGGYCLDSHGVHHLTLEGVIETPPESNAFGIIYVYEDKMILKGGGRISDRVMHF, encoded by the exons ATGACCGCCATGGAGGCGGCACCGCTCTTCTCCTTCGGTGTCATCACAGACATCCACTACGCGGACGCAGAGGACGGATACGATTTCAGCGGGTGCCGACGGCGATATTACCGTCAGAGCCTTAACCTGCTGCAGAACGCTGTGGAAGCATGGGCCACTGAGAGGGTGCCGCTCACCTTCGTGCTGCAGCTGGGTGACAGCATCGATGGCCTCAATGCCCGCAGCGGCGAGGCTGAAGGTGCCTTGGAGCAGGTGCTGGCAGCGCTGGGGCAGCTGTCGGTGCCGGTGCATCACGCATGGGGCAACCATGAGTTCTATAACTTCAGCCGGGCCCACCTGGTGCACACTGGCCTCAACAGCCGGCCCGCTGGGGCCGTGGCCGGCCCGCCAGCCAGGGACTGCCAGGCCTATCACTTCAGCCCGGCTGCACAGTTCCGCGTCGTCATGCTGGACGCCTATGACCTGAGCATCCTGGGCAGAGAGCCGGACAGCCCCCGATACCAGGAGTCCCTGCGGCTGCTGCGGGAGAAGAACCCTAACGACAACCTCAACAGCCCCGCAG GACTCAAAGAACCTCGGTTTGTAGAGTTTAACGGAGGATTTAGCCAAGGTCAGCTGGACTGGTTCAATGAAGTCCTCAAATTCTCTgatgaaaaccaagaaaaagttATAGTTATGG GTCATCTGCCCATTCATCCAGATGCTTCAGACAGAGTTTGCCTAGCCTGGAATTATGAAGATGCCCTTGCAGTCATACACTCCCATCAGTGCGTGGTCTGCTTTCTTGCAGGACACTTGCACGATGGCGGCTATTGTTTAGACTCTCATGGCGTTCATCATCTGACTTTAGAGGGGGTTATTGAAACTCCACCGGAAAGCAATGCCTTTGGAATTATTTATGTCTATGAAGATAAAATGATACTAAAGGGAGGGGGCAGAATTTCAGACAGAGTGATGCATTTCTAA
- the LOC129214556 gene encoding protein SCO1 homolog, mitochondrial isoform X1, with protein sequence MLSPSCSTKLVSWRSLAATFVLCGGLLAAMKKVKRRKEEELEKERNRGIGKPLLGGPFSLVSHEGQPKTSRDYIGQWVLIYFGFTHCPDICPDELEKMIEVVDEIDRIPSLPNLTPLFITIDPERDNEEAIARYVKEFSPKLIGLTGTKAQIDQVAKAYRVYYSEGPKDEDDDYIVDHTIIMYLLGPDGDFVDYYGQNKRSTEIAASIAAHMRKYRS encoded by the exons ATGCTGTCACCCAGCTGCAGCACGAAG CTGGTGTCGTGGCGGTCGCTGGCGGCCACCTTCGTGCTGTGCGGGGGGCTGCTGGCCGCCATGAAGAAGGTGAAGAGGCGGAAGGAGGAGG AGCTGGAGAAGGAACGAAACCGAGGCATTGGGAAACCGCTGCTAGGAGGGCCCTTCTCACTCGTCAGCCATGAGGGACAGCCCAAGACCAGCAGGGACTACATCGGCCAGTGGGTGCTGATCTACTTCGGCTTTACACACTGCCCTGACATCTGTCCTGATGAACTGGAGAAAATGATTGAAGTGGTAGATGAAATTG ATAGAATTCCATCTTTGCCTAATCTGACCCCGCTCTTCATCACTATTGATCCTGAGAGGGACAACGAAGAAGCCATTGCCAGATATGTTAAAG AATTTTCTCCGAAGCTGATCGGATTGACTGGTACCAAGGCACAGATTGACCAAGTGGCCAAAGCTTACCGTGTGTATTACAGCGAAGGTCCCAAAGACGAAGACGATGATTACATA GTGGATCACACAATAATAATGTACCTCCTTGGGCCAGATGGTGACTTTGTGGACTATTATGGCCAGAATAAGAGGAGCACTGAGATTGCTGCTTCTATTGCTGCACACATGAGAAAGTACAGATCCTAA
- the LOC129214556 gene encoding protein SCO1 homolog, mitochondrial isoform X2, with translation MKKVKRRKEEELEKERNRGIGKPLLGGPFSLVSHEGQPKTSRDYIGQWVLIYFGFTHCPDICPDELEKMIEVVDEIDRIPSLPNLTPLFITIDPERDNEEAIARYVKEFSPKLIGLTGTKAQIDQVAKAYRVYYSEGPKDEDDDYIVDHTIIMYLLGPDGDFVDYYGQNKRSTEIAASIAAHMRKYRS, from the exons ATGAAGAAGGTGAAGAGGCGGAAGGAGGAGG AGCTGGAGAAGGAACGAAACCGAGGCATTGGGAAACCGCTGCTAGGAGGGCCCTTCTCACTCGTCAGCCATGAGGGACAGCCCAAGACCAGCAGGGACTACATCGGCCAGTGGGTGCTGATCTACTTCGGCTTTACACACTGCCCTGACATCTGTCCTGATGAACTGGAGAAAATGATTGAAGTGGTAGATGAAATTG ATAGAATTCCATCTTTGCCTAATCTGACCCCGCTCTTCATCACTATTGATCCTGAGAGGGACAACGAAGAAGCCATTGCCAGATATGTTAAAG AATTTTCTCCGAAGCTGATCGGATTGACTGGTACCAAGGCACAGATTGACCAAGTGGCCAAAGCTTACCGTGTGTATTACAGCGAAGGTCCCAAAGACGAAGACGATGATTACATA GTGGATCACACAATAATAATGTACCTCCTTGGGCCAGATGGTGACTTTGTGGACTATTATGGCCAGAATAAGAGGAGCACTGAGATTGCTGCTTCTATTGCTGCACACATGAGAAAGTACAGATCCTAA